The nucleotide window AACCTGAGATATAAATGGGGGTTGATtcaaattttgcaatttttactttttttttaattattattttttataaaagaggTACAATGAGAATTAAGAGAATGCCAATTTGTCAGACTGCAGGAAGTCATCAGATTTCTTTAGGTCAAAAAATTAGGGAGCAAAACCATAAGCTCACTTCTAGCATTCAGATGCCCATGTATGTATTACAATTacatgtttattaatgtttgcCATTTTATGTAATACTTTCTTCCTCATTTAAAATTACTGCAAGGATTTATTATTAACATCATCACCATTCTCTTTAGTTAAAGCTGGTATTTTCGTTGCTTTAGATGCTCCCATTCATCTCTGACTCCACAGAGCTTCACTTAACTTGGTGTGTTGCTCCAAAGCCTCAGGAACCATTGGAGCATCACTAGGTGGCAGCACGGTGCTGCTGGTGTATCTGATGTCATGGGGTGCAGGAGGGGTGCATCAACCTCCTCCTGGTTAGAGACTCAACTGGACAAACCCCCTAAACACACAACATataatgttacagaaaaaattacaacttttttgATTTGCTCttaaaaagatagaaaacagGGGCTGCCTGCCACCAGAGGTTGTGGACCGACTATGCTTCATTTCATAAACAtcttagggattttttttatattttgaatttgtttttaataatttcaaaaacctACTCATTGCAGATGTCATTTCAGCGAGTGCCAGCTGTGGGGCAGTAGGACCCTGAGCTACTACTGCAACTGTAAAACCGGCAGCAGGCAGGAGGGAGGAGtctgaaaccaaaccaaacaaccGTCCACACCCTGCAGAGCCAGAGAAGTTCCTCCGCATTCCTGTCCAACAAACCCGCATACATCAACACCACACTGAGAGAAAGTTAAGAGGAAGTGCTGTCTGGAGGTGGGTCAGAGTCTGCAGACGGACTTCTCTCTGGTTTCTACTCAGAGGGTGCTGTCCTCATGCCGctttctgtttatgtgcatTCAGACAGGAGTTTACGGAGGGCCTGACGAAGGACTGGAGAGCAGAACCaccccatcatcatcatcatcattagcGCCCTACTAGGTATAGTATTTCCTGACTCAACCTCTTTCTCATCCCTAAATGCCTTCCTGAGTGTCAACAGAATCCGTTCAGGAGCACTTCAGTGGCAGCAGGAAGTGTTTCACCACTTTCACTTCACGCTGTGGGTCTTAAAGTTACGGCGCAGTCACAACACGGGTTTTTTCCTGGATCCGGAGTTTCACTGGAAGGCAGATCCACATTTGATGTCTGCAACCACAACTGACATACCAGCAAATGTAAAGTTGGCTCAGGGTCACATGCAAATCTATATGGCTTCCCTTGTATCTATGAAAGAGCAgatgatgcaaataaaaattaggaCTGTTACATGACTATACAAATATGTTATTGCTGCAGCCTAAATTCTTATTGATGTCTCTCAGATGTTTTTATCAGAGGCTGGTAAAACCTTTAAACAATGTGGAGGACAAAACTGGTTTAAATACACCTATTAATGGTTGCAGACTGGTAATAACCCAGTAATGACAACTTGAAATTTTTGCTGTTGCAGtaaaattgctttttgagcaactttctgttgtttttaaaccagAAAACGATACAAAATGTATTGTGGCCTTAGGTCTGTCCTGTCATCtaacatatcaacataacaagCTGCACTGTGTTTCTGTTATGTCAGCTACTGTATATCAGGATTTGTATTGGTTTTACTAACATGCATActcaaatgaataatttaaattcctcgaccttaaaagaaattatggAATCGGCGGATATAAATAGAAAGTGTTAAAGCTTCCTCTTCTTCACCTGGATTGGTTAAGCGTAGAACAGGGTGGactttccactttttaaaacaattatgtataatttaaatttCTCCCCTAGTCAAAAAAAAGCTAAGTGGTAAAAATACCATTCAGTTTTAATCTGTGTGACTACAAAGTTTTATTAGTTCTTGTCAAGATAATCaccaaattgaaaaaataaaataaaatgctggtaaaaattctaatgtatttgtttaactTGTCTGAATTTGCTACCACTTCTAAAAATCTGTGCACATGAAGACCAAACAGACTGGTGGAGATGTAGCTGCACAGATGTGTTGTTGGAGAATAATAATGATAGGGGCATAAATGTTCACTTTGGTTGTGGTTTGCTTCCAGTCTCACCATGAGTACGGCAGCTGATGATGAAGGTGTGCCTGGTGGTCGAGGTGAACCCGCTCAGCAGCAGGGTGGAGAGGCTGCGGGGGGGCGGCTGCCGAGCAAACGGAGCGCCTCCTCCTTTACACCAGGCTGGACCAAAGTCAGCTGCCCCTGCTGTGCCTCAGAGCGGGTCGAGCCGCTGGTTCGGGTGAGGCTCGGACCGAAGGTCGTCCCCGAGACGAAACGCTGGCTCATCAAACTGATTGGCGCTCCTCAGAAGGACGGAGGTAAGATCTCAGTTTCCAGTGGCTCCTTGGAGCAAAGAGAACATACAGcagattaaatgtttatgaGCGTCTCAGTGTTGCAGCAAATCAATTCCAGTTCCAGTAACAGGCTGGATTTAGTCTGCATCAGATTTCACACAGGATTTAGCAAACAAGTCAAACAAACCTGTTAACACCGGGTTCTTACTTTGAAACACTCGCTTCAGGTGCCGGGTTACTGGCTCACCCAGGCGAGGACGCCACCGGTAACATCATCATGTTGTCTGCGCCACGCTGTACGTTACTGCGAGCCACGGAGGAGCTGGGCTTGTGCAAGATCTACAACAACAATGAAATGGAGGCCTTCGCTTACAACGACAGAGACAACTTCAGAGATTCAGGTAGATAAGACAAACATGTATCCTGATGGAACATGTAGAGTGTCTTATATTTAAGATCAGGACTGAAATAAGTAATGGTGTTCATTAAGAAAGGAAATGCATCATACTTTTATagcaatctttaaaaatgtgtttgtttcccTCCAAGGGACCACTGTGCAGCACAACACAAACGAACCCCTAATGTTTTCAGTTGTCAGTATGGAGGGTCACATTTAACTGATTCGTTGCTTAGGTCTTCTATTGTTGCCAGAAGATAATAATTATATTTGCAgtttattattacatatttaattgGAAGAATTGCATTCAGATAATGATCTGGTCCTCAACAGCACGTTTCAGCAAAGTTAAGCCTAACATCAAGTGTTAGGCCAGCTAACAGTTCTCTGGGAATTATACTGTTTTGGTACCAAACCTttctttgaaactgaaaaactgttacttttgttgtttttatttttaacagactAAGTAATTAGGACAAATTATGTCTTTGGcccatttaaaacagaatttgcAGAgttttgcctcctgaaaaataCTTCAATTCTTGGAATCCAATGTTTAACATAGTGAGTCATTATTTAAGGAAGCAGCAGCCATAACGCTGCTGCCAAGCAATTATCTCTGTGCATGTGCAGACATCATCAGGCCGCAACCTTGTGACAACTAGTCCACATTTGGAGATGGCAGCAGTAACTGCATCTAGGTTTTGTATATCTATTTTATCTTACCCCCAATGAAGTTTTGTGACTCACCTGAGGTAATAAACCTGGCAGTAAACATTAAAAGCATTAAGAATAGCACTGCTACAGACATAGAAAACCAGTGTATTCATCTGATGGTTCTACATAAGTTTGATGTTTCCAAACTCAACTTTCCAGGATTCAATTTGCTTAATCTCcatttccaaatataaaaaactgaagtttattaTGAATTTGTGGCAAATATTTCTACAGTAGAGAGGGTTTTATGTGAAGTCTGGGAAATAAACTGGaaagaagaacaaagaagaGAAGATTGTAAATAAGGATAAAGggaataaatgacagaaaaaggaaacagaaagaaataagaaacaaagtGGGTAAAATACAaagcagggtttcccccagtgcatTATGAccctggcaggccaccaggctttacttgtgcagTCAGTAATGTTACACGTGTAACATGTGTAACAGACAACATGGAGGTGTTTCTAACGTTGGCTGAGCGACAGTACATCATAAAGTACGAGCTGGACGGTCTGCGGGCCCAGAAGGACCTGAGGATACCCGGCATGCCCGACAGCCGCACACTGCAGAAGCGAGACAACATCTGTGAGTAGCCTCATTGTGTTTCATatcaacacagagaaagaagacaCTCACATGCTACTGAATCATTTCCTCAAACACAAAAGACAATCTACCAGTGTTTGCTTGGATTTAAGTCTCCTCAGATGAATAATGCTGGTTCTACAGCCTGTTAGTGCTCCAGAACTTAACACCCCAACCCTGTTTGTGTAAAATTGCTTTCTTTATAGCATGCTCTTGTGTTCTTCCTCTTATCCCCTCCCAGACAACCCCCAAATAAACACCATTTATCCAATAAAACCATAATCCTTCTCCTGCCTGTCTTCAAACCATCCATCAGGCCTGGTTTCTTAAAGAATCCAAGCTGAGTTTCACATCTGGTCTACTCATTTCTAATCCTgtcaatttcaataaaaactaaCACCTTCTGCTATGTcgcaatctaaaaaaaaaaacaagaattggtTATAGCAGATCTTGCTACAATCGATCCATCATGTTCCTTCCTGTATGCATCTTATACCCCTCTCTTCTGCATTAAGCACTGCCTTCAATGTTTGACCCCAGGTAGCAGGGATGAAAATCTCGAGACCAGTCTTGAGCTGTTTTTTCCTGCTCTTGGCCTTGCAGGGTGCGGTCTATGTCCTGGAAAAACCAGCCTTGACTCTGCACCTGATATGACAAATCTTTATTACCCttactctttgttttttttctaaatttatcaTGCAACTATTGTGTAATATAAGCCGATAACTTTAGCTTAGAGATTGTGCATCGATGAGTGGCTGAATTGTTGGTTTATTATAACAAGCACTAGATTAACACCAAAACATAGTTTTGGTTGAGAAATTGTCCTGAAATATTAGTCGAACGCTTAAGAATTTGGAGTGAGTCTTGGAAGAACCGGCATTGACTCCATGCCTGCCTGATGCCATAAACTAATCCTGCCTGGATAACTCTTAATTGTTCCAGCTTCAACATTCCTCTCATCTGATGGATTCTGTCTTGTTTCTTATTGACATTGATTCCTCCTCTCCAGACTCTCCTCCACTTGCTTCCTTCTCTCAGTAGCAATCAGAGTTTTGTCTGCAAACAATAGAGTCCACTTCAACTTCCACCAGTCCATCCACAACATATTCTCACCACCATTTTGACAGAACCTGTTACTCCTACAACACCTCGTCACTATCCTCAGATGCCATGCACCACCCTCAGATATTACTTTTCCTCCCCTGACCTTCCTATAAATGACCACAGATCATCTGGACTATGTGCTACTGCAGGGCAGAAACTAGGACAAGCTGGTGTCATTGTAGACACATTTCCTCTCCACAACCCGGGCAAGCTAAAGGATCTTGGTGAATCTTGGTACTCTGGGAATCAGCTGGTTCAGCCACTGGGTATGTCAATAGAAATTTACACTTAAAACAATCTTCTGCCTTCCAAAGGAGTACATGACTAGATTAGCTGACAAAACTGTAACACTAATGCAATACATGCCTTCTGTCCATTTTCCCAGATAAAGTTAATGAATATTTTGGTAGTTCTGTGGCCTTCTACTTCAGCTTCCTTGATTTCTACACCTGGTCTCTCCTTCCACCGGCAATACTGGGCCTGTTCATCGCATATTTCTCAAGTAAGTTTGACGACTTCTATTGATGGCTTTATGGCTTCATTTAGTGAAATGGATTCCACTGAATGGATTTGATGTATCTAAATTTCCTTAGCTACATCAAGTATCTAAGTTTCCTTAGCTACTTGATATGATTTAATAAGGTGATGAATGTAAACGATCAAAATTGTGCTTATTTTATAATATAGAgagacattttttcttccaaatttaaaaaaaaaaaatccatacatCTCCAGATGCAAATTaagatatcttttttttcccttactTTCAATTGTCAGGCTATGTGACATGGCTATGTATATGGAACCTGCAAACAGCAGAACAAAGAATCAATTGATAGATGGACAAATAGATGTCAAAGAATTATTGATCAAGACACTTAATAAGATTACAAGAATATCTGGTGCCTAGTCTGTAATAAGATATCCAGAGTTAAACATTTTCCTCAGGATCATGATGATTGTCTTGTTTTGGATCTAGCAGAATCAAACACCGGATGTCCACTTACATAATGTATAAATACGTTCCTGCCCATTGCAGGAGAGGTTCAGCGGGAAATGCTGCAGTCAGTCTCTGGGTCTCAGCAGGAGGAAGCCCAGGATGAACCAGAGCCTCTCATCAGCGGTCACATGCTTCAGGCCGTGTTCAGCATGCTCTGGTCCACAGTTGTCATAGAGATGTGGAAACGCCGCAGTTCCTCACTGTCGTACCATTGGGGCACACTGAACCTCGCAGAACGCTTTGCAGAGCCACGGCCAGGTTTCCACGGTGACCTCGGGGTCAACCCTGTGACGGGTCGTGTGGAGCCACTGTTCCCCGAATGGAAGAGGGACCTGCGTATGGCACTGGTGTCTGTCCCGGTGGTGGGGCTGTTCCTAGGTTTGTTACCCAACAACAACCAAAGCATGAGTCAAAGTGCCTCAGGTGTCTAATATACACATTACATTTCCTCCTGCAGGACTGGTGGTTCTGGGGATGATGTGTTTCTACTGGGCAGAGGCCCGGGTGCAGTGGCTGCACAAAGATTGGAACTCCATGATATCTCAGACTTTCCTCTACGTGCCCTCAGTCCTCCATATTGTTTACACAAATATGCTTGCCAACCTTTACAGGACAGTTGCCAATTCTCTGACGGAATATGGTGAGACTCATGACGAAAACATATTAGGGAGAAGAAATGTATTAATGCAAATATCTATCAACTTAGGAAAAAGGGATGTGTTAGAGATAGTgtgttataatttattttgtctaaaagtctcaaactgtaatatttttcttagaGAATCACAGAGAGCAGTCTGCCTACGACAACCATCTGACAGGCAAAATCTTAGTGGTTGGTTCTCTCTCTCGTTTGCTTTCTGGATATTCGCCCATTTTTAGCTCCAACCAGTCAACACTAATATGACTctttccttttgcttttcagTTCACCTTCTTCAATAACTTTGCAGTGCTCTTCCATATTGCCTTCTTCAAGCAGGATGTGCCGCTGCTTCGAAAGGTAACAAAGACCTTCAGTCCAGCACCAGAGGTTCTGTGTCCAAGAAAATATTTCCCATAGTGACAACAGAAACTTACATTCCAATTTTTGCTTGGATGGGGGACATGAATCTACTTTGCTTCTTCgcaataaaagttttgttttctttgggaGGAAAGAAGTGGCTTACTCAGTATGCAATCAGTAGATCAACACCAATCtaccatttgtttttctttcactttcctcttttaatttaaatcaaaaatatatataatttagagaatctctaaattaaatatattaatatataataatatataattaatGATCCCTAACtttctaaaaagatttttactttttgtaagtTGCAGGATTTTGATTACAAACAAGCTAATTCATGAGTGACTACAAGATATGCAATCAGATTTTCACACACTGTTTCAATCTGTTTAAAGCGTTTAGCTTCATTGCTGATCATCTCTCAGCTGGTGAACCAGGTGACAGAGGTGGTCATACCTTTCCTTGTGGACCGATTCATTAGCGCCCCCCACAGGTCAGAGAGCGAAGACGACCCAGAAGAGGACAAATTTCGGAACCAAGGCACACTACCTACTTTTCCGGTGAGTGCTCCGAATGACATTAAACGTCTCACAACAAAGCTTTGATTAAAAGCAACCTCCCAATCTGCTTTTTCAACCACAGGGACTGTTTGCAGAATACATTGAGCTGCTGGTGCAGTTTGGGTATTTGAGTCTTTTCTCCTGCGTGTTTCCTTTGACTGCTGTCCTGCTGCTCCTCAACAACCTAACAGAAATCAGATCGGACGCTTACAAAATTTGCAAACTCTTCCGCAAGCCCTTTTGTCCTCCTGTGGCCAGTATGGGTGTGTGGAAGGTCAGCGGCAGTATAGAACCAtattaaaacccaaaaaacaaatttgtagACCTCTGCTTATATCAGAGTCTTCCATTTTAGGTTGCCTTTGAGGTCTTGAGTTTTGTATCAGTGGTGTCCAACGcttggctgctgctgctgtctccaCGCCTGCAGAAGATGAGTCAGGAGGCCGGGATGAGCAGCAGCAACCTTCTGATGGGGGCTGTTATGGTGGAGGTAAGAGCGACGGTGGGATCCCAAATAATCCCTTCGTTGATGTCCACTGGTGTAATTTCATCTCTGCGTATTTGCAGCATGTCCTGATAGTAGCAAAGGTGATCATCGCTGCGCTGATACCAGATGAGCCTGACTGGATCCGGAAAAAGAGGGAGCATATTGAATACACATCCATGCAAGCCCTCAGACAGCAGGTTAGCTACTTTAAACTGACTTTGTCACATACTTGCTTCATTTCTCAGCTTTCTGaagtattttgtttatattttccaGAAGCTGAATGTTCAAGAGTCCTAATTTTGTTTCAAGATTGAAGTAGTGCTCAATGCCTCTGGAGGTAAAACCAAAGAGGACAACAGAGCTCAAGAGTGTCCCGTATCGACCCACAGCTGTGACTTTGCTCCAAGTGTTCTTGTTGACTTTACTAATTCACATTGTGCTTTTGCTATTTAAACACTTGACATTTTATGCATACTGCAAATGCAATTAACAAAAGCAGCTAAAAGTGTTTTAATCCTTATAAATGCAGCAAATGGATTGCCGTGACAGCATTCACTGCATAGGAGTCTTGTGAGACTTTACTAAGGATACAGATTATAcacttcagatttaaaaaagggACACAGTATTTGAAGTTACTCATTGTGCCAAAAACAGGCAGAACATCTGCCTCATTGCTGCCACCTGGTGGCAATAGGCAGTTAGTGTCCAGGATTTATAGCAAGAGGACAATATCATTAAAAGGAAAGAGTGAGCTGactttaaagctgcttttaGGAATATCTGATGTACATCGTCCTTACCCAggtatttaataataataataataataataataataataataataataataataataataataataataataaagttaccAGAGATTCCCCTAGTTATGCTGTAATAACTCTTTGTGCATCTCAATGCAATACATGCTccaaaacattatgaccacaaACATTCCATCTTTCGTAAACGTAACAATAACAAGACCTACCACCTGAAATTGTAACTTTGCCGTACTAATATCTGAGTGACCCAGCTAAATACTGTTCATACCACTTCTCACACACTAAACCACTTAATTTTAATGTCCAAACACCACTTGTAGGTTAAgggattatttttattctgggTCTCATCGGACATGAAGAGTTGCTTTTTTGTGCCTAGATACAACCTCTAAATTGCACATCCAAGAATCTGACTTTCAAATAATCTCTTAAGTGGGTTTTAAGTATGGTTGTAGTTCTCCAGACTTTTAGGAGGTAATTTTTCCTGGAAATTTAGCTGGTAGCTGCTTTTCTATTTAAACACAGGTGCAATAACTTGAATAAAACGACAGATAcatgtgttaaataaataaaagcattttaaaatagttatccacatttttaagcaatttattgaaattgataaaaaatatattttacttaacTTTATCCATCAAAAGTACGGTATTCGCCAGCAAGTTAAGCAATGCCAAAGAGAAGATGATCGGTATGCTCTGCAACTAAGTTTCTCTGCAGGTTATTATTCAGATCTTAAGATGTTTAAGTTATTTCATGTTTGATTTTACCACAGAAAacgaaaaaatttaaaacaaattccacAATATTTCTATGTGATTTTTACTAAATGAATCCAAAAGGTGAATTCatgctttgaaaataaacatgtttgcatttgttaaGTTGCTGCTTAATAACTTCATATCTACTGAATTGAAACCCTTGGTTGTAACAATTGCTAGTTTTTATTCGATTATTTAGACCTAGCTATTAAGTTTAAGGGTTTAGACATTGCACAGCAACATGGAAATTTCCGAGAAGCATCtgaaaataaaggcaaaaatacttcaaaactggaacactaatttattttaagaataaatacGTAAGCGATGTAGGAAAGGATTAAATTTGTACTGCAATTTACTGTATTCCCATTAGTTGTTTTTAAGTCttattgttagaaaaaaacactACTATCTTGAATTCATATCTAGTGGGAAAAGAATTTCTTTGCTATCAGCTGTAAAACTAAAAtgccacaaacacacatctcACAGAACAAAACCCTTACTGCTAATATATGACAGGGTTTACTTACAGAGTATTGTCCTTGGGTTTTATTGTCGCTTCTAAGGAGTGAATATTCTTCCTTCCCAAAGTCGAAACACGAAATTACAAATTTGCCAAATTTCCGGCGCCATGTTGGCTTATGTTAGCTAACAGCTAGCTTATCCCGGCGGCAGGCTAACAGCTAGCTATTTTTTAGCTGCACTTATATCAtactaaaatataaatgaataagagtttaatttgctacattttcaaatactcCGTTGTTTACTTGACGTAAACGATAGAATCAAGTATCGGATGCCACAACACTGATGTTAGCTTAAGTTTGTTGCACCGTTTTCATGAACTACAGAAAAACTACGGAAGAGGATTGGGCTCAGTGAAAAAAGGGCCAAATTCtggcttttttcccctcagaattttgactttaaagtcaTTTCTATAATTTATCAGCTTCATTAAGTTATCTTTCATTACTAcgctgagaaaagaaaagacaaactaaaaaagtaaagtcaattttcttctttgcttaTCAATTTTCAATTAAGGTTAAGTGTCTTCTTCAATatcatttatgaaaacatttgtattctGTTTCAGGTGTCAATAGGAAATTAATGCTATGGGAAGAGACCAACGATGTGCAGtggtattgtttttaatatcttgttttatttttttattagtttgtttgttttttggttgtggattattattttattttattttttcagttctaTGGCCCCAACTGCATTAACTTAAAGTCAAATAATGCATGTTGTTATCACGTTGATACGTGTTCACCGATGATGGGTCTAATTTGCTATATTTAAAGTGCAGTTTTAAAACCGACAGTGAAAGTcacttttttgtgtctgttcaATTTTGACTGGTAATGTATTTAAGTGTTAGTAGTCTTTTTAGCCACCAGGCGTCGCCACACACTGACCTTGATGGTGATCCAGCTTGTAACATGCAATCCTGGTGGTTGCAGGTCAGGTGAGATCCTTTCAACCTGCTGTAGCTGTAGATTAGCAGACTTAACGCACAATAtggatgtgtgcgtgtgtttacTGGGTGCGCGGTGGGGGAGGGGGTGTAGATGAAGACAATCTGAGTGATTGGGCAGGTCAGGTGTTAAGAGCTGACAGTGTTTGCTGGTTGTAATAATAAAGTcacttaaaaatgtgtttatagtGACGTGTGTGTCTTTAAAGAATTAAAGTTACTAATTGTAATTTAAACCCTATTCTTTTTAAAGGTCTAGCTGAagtttttgttctgttcatTTCTCTATTTACGTTTATTCATCAGCCATTCTTGTAATGTTTCAAATAGTTCTTAGAAGTTGAAATATATGtttaatggggttttttttcttttgagtgtggctgtttcttaaatgtaattcttaaattgtaattatagtgtaattttttttagaatttaaagtatGATAAGTCATACACTGGAGAAACAGAGCATCAATAGAATTAATCCTTAATGTCCTGGATGTGAAATATCATGCAGCAGAGTGCTTTTAATCGGATACAAAACCAGTGTTTTTTTGAGAACTAAATTTTCAGGTGAGtgcattagaaataaaactctctTCATGCATCCATTCTGTTGCTTTAatccattttaataaataaatagagaaaaatagGTTCACAATCCAGGTTAAAATACAGGTCAGCAGACATTAAGAGAGACAGGACACAGGAACAAATAATTTTATCCCTCGTTTGCACGGATTTGAAGCTTTCATGGCTGATGAGATGTGAGTCATAATAGGATCTTCACGTGACGAGCGCTCTTCTTTTAGGCTGGGAGCGAACAATCACATGTCAGTGACGGTCACTGGATGCTGTTCGTTGAGCAGATTCGGCTTCTCTTCGTAACAGTGGAAAAATATAGCACAAACAGGGCGGTTATACGGTAAAATAATACTACACAAAGGGACTCTTCAGCTACACAGTAAAAAGTCATTGTGTGATGGCCTGAATCTACACGAGTCCCCAGATGCTGCTTGCAGAAAGCTACCGGCTACAGTGTTCATACTGTGTGCAATTCATCATTCAGTGGGTTATTATTAACAGTTAAGCAAAAACAATGGCTGCTCTGTCAGACCCAAGACACCTGGAGGTATATTGTGATAAATATCTGTAGCAACATGCAAAGTCCCACACATCTGTTCAGATAATTAATATCGTTGTCTTGTTATAAAATCATACccttaagaaaagaaaagttctggaaatattttcaaaacacaaagtaCAGGAGACCTGCATCCCTGTTATTAATACAGAACAAGCTATTAAGTTAATAAGACTGTGGACATAAGAGAGCAGCAGATCACATGTCTCCCCGAGTCTCAGGCGTGTAATATACAGTGTC belongs to Gambusia affinis linkage group LG08, SWU_Gaff_1.0, whole genome shotgun sequence and includes:
- the ano10b gene encoding anoctamin-10, giving the protein MSTAADDEGVPGGRGEPAQQQGGEAAGGRLPSKRSASSFTPGWTKVSCPCCASERVEPLVRVRLGPKVVPETKRWLIKLIGAPQKDGGAGLLAHPGEDATGNIIMLSAPRCTLLRATEELGLCKIYNNNEMEAFAYNDRDNFRDSDNMEVFLTLAERQYIIKYELDGLRAQKDLRIPGMPDSRTLQKRDNIWQKLGQAGVIVDTFPLHNPGKLKDLGESWYSGNQLVQPLDKVNEYFGSSVAFYFSFLDFYTWSLLPPAILGLFIAYFSREVQREMLQSVSGSQQEEAQDEPEPLISGHMLQAVFSMLWSTVVIEMWKRRSSSLSYHWGTLNLAERFAEPRPGFHGDLGVNPVTGRVEPLFPEWKRDLRMALVSVPVVGLFLGLVVLGMMCFYWAEARVQWLHKDWNSMISQTFLYVPSVLHIVYTNMLANLYRTVANSLTEYENHREQSAYDNHLTGKILVFTFFNNFAVLFHIAFFKQDVPLLRKRLASLLIISQLVNQVTEVVIPFLVDRFISAPHRSESEDDPEEDKFRNQGTLPTFPGLFAEYIELLVQFGYLSLFSCVFPLTAVLLLLNNLTEIRSDAYKICKLFRKPFCPPVASMGVWKVAFEVLSFVSVVSNAWLLLLSPRLQKMSQEAGMSSSNLLMGAVMVEHVLIVAKVIIAALIPDEPDWIRKKREHIEYTSMQALRQQKLNVQES